The Mercurialis annua linkage group LG7, ddMerAnnu1.2, whole genome shotgun sequence genome includes the window GATgaataaaagtaataatatgCCCTCCGTGGCTTTTACCTTTTAACTCGTGCTCTTATCTACTTCCAGGAGTATGGGTTGTTGCGTATGTTATGAATGAAGTTCACGACGAGATTGCATGGCTTCAAGTTGTCTCCAGATTTTTGCTTTTAGTTTCAGTATGTTTTTCTCTTTGGCTCCTTCTTTTTCCGTCATATGTAGATAGTTTGTCTTCAGCTTATGCATATTGCTAACACTTCTCAGGTATACTCCACAGGCAAGTATCCTTGTGCTCGCTTTCTTCTCTATATCGAGTTCGCAACCTTTGCTTTCACAAATTAGTTTGAGGAAAAGGGATCCTCTAGAGTTTGCAACAATGGGTCAGGCTCTGGGTATACCCGAGAGTGGGCTTCTGGTGCAAAGAGACCCTGCCGTAGTGATAGATCCTAACGAACCATTGGACAAGCTGCTTACAAACAAAAGATTTCGGCAATCTTTTATGGCCTTTGCAGACAGGTGTTTCTCCTTTCTAGTATAGTTGATAGAATTATACTTGGCTTACTTAAGAAACATTGGAATTTTTTAAACTTGATAGTCATGGTATTTCTTTTAAATGCATATAACTATAAGGCCTCGGatatttctttaatattttactttttttttccgTGGAACAATTTGGAGGTCAAAGATATATGGATGGGGattcaaatgatataagaaaGAAGACTTAATCATTGAAGACTGAAATATTATAGTGTTTATGTTTTTATCTCAATTGCAGCTGTTTGGCTGGGGAGAGCATTCATTTCTATAACGAAGTGCACGAACGCGGAAAAATTCATCAGGATGACACTGTAAGAAGGATCTACATGGCACGACATATCATTGAGAAATATATAGTTGCAGGTTTGTgatattaattgtttaaatcGAGTTAATAACCTCCGGTTGAAAGAAGAGGAATTCGTATGGAATTGAATTTGATAGTTCTCATGATTTTTTATTCTCTATTAAATAGGTGCAGAAATGGAGGTGAATATATCTTATCGAACCCGGCAAGAAATATTATCTACCACTGATTTAGCAGATGCTGATCTATTTAATAAGGCAATTAATGAGTTGCTGCAGCTGATGAAGACGGTGAGTCCAATGTTTTCAGATTTCCTTTTGTTTGGATTGTACATGCTGATATGTTACATTATCATTTGTTgtgtccacggatgacgtggtggacaaAGTCTATCTGAAAAATTCTACTGAACTTGACGTTTTTTCCTCTGAAGAATCTGGCAAAAGATTACTGGTCATCCACGTATTTCATCAAATTCAAAGACGAAGCCAGAATAAGAACCAACGGTCATGACCTGGAACAGATGGCCGGCTGGAACTTCTCTCCGAGATTGAGCTCAGTTCACGGATCCGATGATCCATTTTACCAAGAACCTCATGTAAAGAGCATCCGTTTGAATAATAACGACGGCACC containing:
- the LOC126656329 gene encoding regulator of G-protein signaling 1; translated protein: MAGSSCAVQGGCPSDYIAISIAIISIILLLSWSIYPFLAHKVPRINGSGFWIPLLQIVGSINLLLSIVMSSNLVKFEKRYWWQSCYVWAVWFEGPIGFGLLLSCRITQAFQLYYIFVKRRLPPVKTYIFLPLILSPWIAVAALIHVKQPLNTRCHMGTRWIVPVLCLHTSYVSGLIGITASIRHIEFRFDELKDLWKGIVVSASCIGVWVVAYVMNEVHDEIAWLQVVSRFLLLVSASILVLAFFSISSSQPLLSQISLRKRDPLEFATMGQALGIPESGLLVQRDPAVVIDPNEPLDKLLTNKRFRQSFMAFADSCLAGESIHFYNEVHERGKIHQDDTVRRIYMARHIIEKYIVAGAEMEVNISYRTRQEILSTTDLADADLFNKAINELLQLMKTNLAKDYWSSTYFIKFKDEARIRTNGHDLEQMAGWNFSPRLSSVHGSDDPFYQEPHVKSIRLNNNDGTDATNREL